CAATGCACTTATACTATCAGTTTCTGCAAATCAGAAGTCTGGGCACAGCCTTGCTGGGTCCTCTGTTCAGGGTCTCCTGATAGTTGCAATCTAGGTGTCAGCTGAGGCTGTGGTCTCATGAGAGGCTCAGCTGGGAAAGACTCATTTCCCAGCTGCCTCAGGTTGGTGGAGAATTTGTTTTTCAACTGCAGGACTGAGGCATCTGCTTTCTTGGTGGCTTTTAGCTGGAGGCTGCTCCCAGCTCCTAGGAACTGCCTGCAGTTTGTTGTTACCTGGCTTCTCTGTAGGCTCTTTCCCAACGTGGCAGCTTAGTTCTTCAGAATCAGCAAGGAGTTTCGTTCTCCAGCCTGCTAAGACAGTCTTATAACTTGGTCTTGGGAGTGACACCCCATTACCCTTGCCATGTAACGTGATCACAGGAGCAGCATCCCATCACTTTTGTCCCGTTCTTTTGGTTAAAAGCATGTCATAGGTCCCAttcactcaaggggaggggattatacaaggGGTAACAGGGTGGGACACAAGATCATGGGCCATCTCGTAATTCTAGTGCCTACTACAGTATTATAAGGACTTGACATAGTAGAGGATAATTTTCTCATAAAACTGAGGGGCAGAGAATACTTTAACTTTTATCCTCATTAAATTGAatgccatttttttttgtttttgtatttaataCATTCCCTTTGCTTTCTCATGAAGGTTTAGGCTCAATCTataaatttgttttgctttttcatggGGTGTATTTTTCTGTGGGCTTTCTAGAATTACTGGTTTTTTGGGGGTATGAATGTGAGCACATGTAGAGTTTACACATGCTGCACTAAAACCAGCCCTTTGTTCCTCATGGCACTGAAAGGCTGTGGTAAAATAGCAGCTTAAAGCAACTTAAACTCTTAACTCTTGATTTAACATTACTTGCCTTCTAGAAATCAAAGATTACTTCTATCTAGTGCTAGTGAAGGTATAGGGAAACTGGCACTGAAATTGTTGAGAAGTTTAACTGCTGTCTTCATTTGTGAAGGGTAGTTTGGCAAAAtctatcaaaattaagaatttgcatttgctttcatctagcaattccatttctaggagtTTATTATACAGAAATGTGTGATCaagaatgttcaaagcagcattgcTTAATATAGCTGAGAAGAACCTAAGTATTCATCAGTGGGATTGATTACATATTAACTCATGGTTACAGTGGAATTTGTACAGTTAGTTAAAAGAATGAGGCACATGTGTTACAGACGTGAAAATCTTTCTATAAGCTTAAAAACTACGATTTTACAAGGAGTATGAAATTTGTATTTATTGaagagcatttaaaaataaagttttccaaAAGAATGTAAGATATTTCTTGGTTGCtgtttctctcttaaaaaatataaacaaaataatttaggACCTGGAGTTAACAGATCTTAGATTCAAACAAAAGGCAGCTTTGATTCTTggtaaaactaaataaaatgtagCAGGAAAAAATTAGTTTCTTATTAACAAATTGTACTCAAGTTAGAAATGCAGGTTTCTTAGATACATATTATGTAAgtttaataaacataaaatttttaaggCCTTTACTCATGGAAATAGTAGTATTGAGGTAGAGCAGAGTGCTTTAGAAATTGCCCTATTTGAGGTAGGGAGTGAATTTCTGGGACATGACCAGAAACTTCCTGTCTTCTAGGTTAATATTTACAAAGTTACCTGTGAAGTATGGGGGCAATTTCTAGGAATTTGGTTTTTGGGCAGAGCACAACGTAACTTTCTAACGAGACTGATGATGTATATTGAGTGACTAGATGTCTTGGTATCTGTCCTTTACAtagggctggtgggggagggggcagagtgtGTCCAAGCACACTAGAATCATTTTGCTTGTGCACTGATGTAGAGGCTGAGTGATAAGCACTCTGCCTTTTGCACAGGGGAAGTAGAAAAATTGTTTACATTAACCAGAAGTCTGGAACTAGGTAGATAAGGGTAATTTTTCCCTCCTATTTTTCATTAGAAGCTTGATGATAATGGTAGTGGTGGTACTGAGGGTGACTGGGTTCAGAAATCACCAGAAATGCAATTACGTTTTGAGGCTTAATTTTCTAGATTCTAGAAGTGAGGAAGTTAGAAACAGGAAGACACTTCTTTATGTGATCAAAATCTCCTCGACTATTGCTGTTAGTGTGCTTTGTATCATTACCCATGTTTTGCTTGTCCAATGGcagcagaaaagcagagaatgtTAACACAGGGATTAAGACTTGGGTAACTAGGAGCGTGAATATGTATTAAAGCAAGGTTTTTGACATTAAGATGCTTGTTATACCATTTTGGCAGATGAAAAAGTTGGTAGTTTGATTTGGAGCTCATGGAAACTTTCTCAAGTTTATGATTAATCTTTTcctaaattttgaatttttaggaCAAAGACACCGGCTTTCACAGAGGTATGGGTTGGATTCAGTTTTCTTCAGAAGAAGAACTTCAGAATGCACTACAACAGGAAAATCACGTTATTGATGGAGTAAaggtaaatttttttctatatcatATGAGCTTTCTGAATATCAATTAAATAAGTCAGAACTGTGGAATGATAGGGACTTTATGAGATTTGTAACTTAAGCAGCCTTACTGTTTGTTAAAGAAcggtgggtggtggtggtggtggtagagtGCCCAGTTCTAAAAGGTCTGGGGAGGGAAGTATAGGAAGACCCTTTGGTGGTTAGCAAGGTATGTGCAACATGGAGCAGTGGAAACAGCAGTTCAGTTACAAGTCAGGCAGACTGGGGTTGAAATCCTGGCTTTTCTActtactatgtgaccttgggtcaAACTGATCTACAATTTTTCATTGAAGTTCAGGGAGTCTTAAGAACCGGGAACAAATAACATCCTCTTTACTTACTGACTTATCCTTAATAAAAAGGTAGTCTTAAAGTGGCAATTTtcagttttaatgtttttagagATATTGTCTTTCCTTATAGTgcttaatcttatttttttcagctCCATGTTCAAGCTCAAAGACCAAAAGTTTTGCAAGGGGATCAGACATCTGATGAAGAGAAAGATCTTTGAGACTATTACTGCCTatttaaataaagtaaacaaaactgaaaattttgtctaaatgtttttatttgaaacaaataGTTGCACCAAGCAAGAGCTTACTTTCCCCACTCCAGATTAAAACAGAGCACAACAGGGGCAAACATCATTTGGCTGAACAGTTCCAGTATGCGACCATCCTTCTACTCACTGTGGCTGGGGTAAGTGTGTTGGGGTAAGTTGTTCTTACACAAAATATTCACCCCAAAGTACTAATGTCACACAAAAGGAAGTGGTCTTAGTTTCATGTGTGGGGCAGTTCTATAAATGCCAAAAGGTGGGAGAAGCACAAACACAGcccactctttaaaaaaactaaatagtTTAAAGTAGAATTTTCCATCCCCCCTTTCTCCCGTAATAAAAAGTAATGCTGGGGTCTGACACCCAGATTTGGTTTTTATCCTGGCCATTTACAAAATGTTCCCCCAAATGACTTGCATCATTAGGGTCACGGATAACAGTCCATTCCCTTGGAAGAGAGGTGTGTctattccttcctcctcttcttgcctTCATGCTCATGTTCCTTGGGGCGGCTGCTATCTGAGGGTCTTTTAGAGCCACCATGCTGTTTGGCTTCTTCCAAAAACTTGTCCAAACCAAAAGGATCTTCCTCAAACTGAACTGGTCCTTCTCGGCCTCTCTGCCTACGGTCTGAACCAGAAAACTCCTTATCGGGAACAAatctagagaaaaagagaaaggactatGAACTACTTTGTTTTCACTGATGCAAACACTGAAACTGAGCTGTTTGTCTTGGTACCTGTTGGTCTTTATTCTGGCTTCTAGGTCATCACCATACATGTCTTTGTCCAGATTTTTACTGGGCCTGTAAATATTCTGGGCCATATCTTTACCACCTCTCCAGGCTTGATCATAAACATTGTAAATTTCATCTTCTCCACCTGCAAAACCACTGTCCATACCCTATGAAAAAATAGAtgacattaaataaaaatgtatattatcaTTAAAAATTGAACCTGATTATATTCATGTGAAGAATAAACCGCTCATTTATAGCTCACATTTTCAACAATCTgaactgcaaattaaaaatcattaagaaaaactCACAAAGCCCATCAACTTGTTCATACCATCTTTTTAGATTAAATAAGGTATTCATTAATAAGTTTTACTACTGTGAAGTATTCATTAAAATTGGTTACTAGTATAAGCAGGCACTCGACAATTTCAATTTGTATAGTggcaaaaagatgaaagaattgtAAAGGATTTACCTGATGCCATTTAGAGTAATAATGTTATACCTGCTGCCTGAGAACACTTACAGCATGAGATAATAAGGCTCTCAATGAAAACCTAAAGTCAGTAACAAACAAActtgtttcatttatttggatGGTTCACTAATACAGGGATGTgcctttttagaaaaattttcacCACAACTTTTAGATGATTTAAACTTAAGCTTGAAAGAGGTGATTGtgttataaatatttacttaggTGTAAATTTCATCCCTAACCCCCTTTGCTCAGTGTTTAAGAACACAAGCTTTGGAATCAAGACAGCTTACATCTGAATCTTAGTTCCACCAGTTATTAGCTAAACCTCTGTGTGTCtcaatttccccatttgtaaacaGAGGTAATAACAGTATgacttcacagggttttcataaggattaagtgagatagtACAAGTAAAAGATTTAGAACAATGCCAGGAATATAAAAAGCACCCAATAACTTATTAACTAGAACTTACTCACATGCTACCTtcaaatcttcctaaaaaaccTCTAAGTCATAATTAACTTTCCCCCTATATCCCAGTAGGACTTTATACTTCTATATTCTTACCACAGTTTGCCTTGTCTTTATTTATGTACATAATCATCTTTTCCAGTGAACTTGAGGGCAAAGGGTTGTCTACCTTTGATCCACGGACTTACGCACAGTAAATAATGAATGCTGGGTGAATTAAAACACAAAGGTACTTTCCTCAAGCTTAACATGCTGTAAATAGTTAATGAGAACTGGTACTAGAAATCGGATTTCCTGACAACTAGTCTAGTAC
The nucleotide sequence above comes from Equus asinus isolate D_3611 breed Donkey chromosome 7, EquAss-T2T_v2, whole genome shotgun sequence. Encoded proteins:
- the SLIRP gene encoding SRA stem-loop-interacting RNA-binding protein, mitochondrial; its protein translation is MAASAVRGAVALRTSVGRPVAFVRKIPWTAASSELREHFAQFGHVRKCIVPFDKDTGFHRGMGWIQFSSEEELQNALQQENHVIDGVKLHVQAQRPKVLQGDQTSDEEKDL